The following proteins are co-located in the Chryseobacterium daecheongense genome:
- a CDS encoding DUF2207 domain-containing protein, which translates to MKKNLLLFVLLAFVLGFSQEEPRRPDQMAIVENTEKILSFHSDIDVDKSSGLTITEDIKVHSLGDQIKRGIYRALPLSRNLNNKNQKVKYTILSIKKNGVEEDYHDVIEDGFLKIYVGNKDIILSPGDYEYEIRYKTENQIGFFDKYDEVYWNVNGTYWDFDIDSVSATINLPEGAKILQNSCYTGAYGSSSQNCTVKVLSDRSIEWTATDLKSNEGLTVAVGFNKGVMIPPPPPTFFEKFGILIGGFIVFIGLIFYYYSTWRKYGVDPEKPIVYPQFNVPENLSPASLGYLRNENFKNKYLTAAIVNLAIKGYVQIIEGEDSGILGLFSSKIFTLKKLKEADESLPKEEINFMNTLFSDNIDTVKFDGKYDSRIERVVTNFKETLKFQHDKFLNEGNNTGKLVLPTLLITIVYMLGLYISYTIYPEAEKVVIGIAVYVILFVAFILVTFLFKSLSWKFLIPIPFCILFGIGGLISNGHEITESGNFNICYIFIALAFTSLMIYQYLIKRPSEEKLQKKSLIEGFKMYMGAAENEQLKFHNPPQLTPQVFETLLPFAMVLGVDEIWGKKFDTLLKNMANGTEYVHSWYIGNSINHYSFGNTLNSSLTKSIQSASTQPSSSGSGSGGGGFSGGGGGGGGGGGW; encoded by the coding sequence ATGAAAAAAAATCTGTTGCTTTTTGTTCTGTTAGCATTTGTATTGGGTTTCAGTCAGGAAGAGCCCCGGCGTCCCGATCAAATGGCCATCGTAGAAAATACCGAAAAAATTCTCTCCTTTCATTCTGATATTGATGTCGATAAAAGTTCAGGTCTTACGATAACGGAAGATATCAAAGTTCATAGTCTGGGAGATCAGATTAAACGAGGGATCTATCGGGCATTGCCGCTTTCCAGAAATCTGAATAACAAAAATCAGAAAGTTAAGTATACCATCCTCTCCATTAAAAAAAATGGAGTAGAAGAAGATTATCATGACGTAATAGAAGATGGCTTTTTAAAAATATATGTTGGAAATAAAGACATTATACTGAGTCCGGGAGATTATGAATATGAGATCAGGTATAAAACAGAGAACCAGATCGGTTTTTTTGATAAATATGATGAGGTTTACTGGAATGTAAACGGAACCTATTGGGATTTTGATATTGATTCTGTCTCTGCTACAATTAACCTTCCGGAGGGCGCTAAAATACTTCAGAACTCCTGTTATACAGGAGCGTATGGCAGCAGTTCGCAGAACTGTACTGTAAAGGTTTTGTCTGATCGTTCGATAGAATGGACCGCGACAGATCTTAAGTCTAATGAAGGGCTTACTGTGGCCGTAGGATTTAATAAAGGAGTGATGATTCCTCCTCCGCCACCCACTTTCTTTGAAAAGTTTGGAATTTTAATTGGTGGGTTTATCGTTTTTATCGGATTGATCTTCTATTATTACTCAACATGGAGAAAATATGGCGTGGATCCTGAAAAACCAATAGTTTATCCGCAGTTTAATGTTCCCGAAAATCTTTCTCCTGCTTCTTTAGGGTATTTGAGAAATGAGAATTTCAAAAATAAATATCTGACGGCAGCTATTGTCAATCTGGCCATAAAAGGATATGTTCAGATCATTGAAGGAGAAGATTCCGGAATTCTTGGTCTTTTCAGTTCAAAAATATTTACCCTTAAAAAATTGAAAGAAGCAGATGAGTCTTTACCAAAAGAAGAAATTAATTTCATGAATACGCTTTTTTCAGATAACATCGATACTGTAAAGTTTGATGGGAAATATGATTCCAGAATTGAAAGAGTGGTTACGAATTTTAAGGAAACGCTGAAATTCCAACATGATAAATTTCTCAATGAAGGAAATAACACAGGAAAATTAGTATTGCCTACTTTACTTATTACAATAGTGTATATGCTTGGTTTATATATAAGTTATACTATTTATCCGGAAGCGGAAAAGGTTGTCATCGGAATTGCAGTGTATGTTATACTTTTTGTGGCATTTATTTTAGTTACATTTTTATTTAAAAGCCTTTCCTGGAAATTTCTCATTCCAATTCCATTTTGCATACTATTTGGAATAGGTGGCTTAATCAGTAACGGTCATGAAATAACTGAAAGCGGTAATTTCAATATCTGTTACATTTTCATTGCCCTGGCATTTACTTCACTGATGATCTATCAATATCTGATCAAAAGGCCGTCAGAAGAGAAATTACAGAAAAAATCACTGATTGAAGGTTTCAAAATGTACATGGGAGCAGCGGAAAATGAACAGTTAAAATTCCATAATCCACCACAATTGACACCGCAGGTTTTTGAAACTCTTTTGCCCTTTGCTATGGTTTTGGGAGTAGATGAAATCTGGGGTAAAAAATTTGATACCTTGTTGAAAAATATGGCTAACGGAACAGAATATGTTCATAGCTGGTATATTGGAAATTCTATAAATCATTATAGCTTTGGAAATACATTGAACTCGAGCCTTACCAAATCTATACAATCTGCATCTACACAACCTTCCAGTTCCGGAAGCGGATCTGGCGGTGGAGGTTTCTCCGGCGGCGGCGGAGGTGGCGGTGGAGGCGGCGGCTGGTAA
- a CDS encoding LemA family protein: protein MTILIIIVAVIVLFLLYGVSIYNRLVKLRNLVQEGWSSIDVMLKKRHDLIPNLVETVKGYATHERETLDSVTRARSQAIGANSVEAKEAAEKNLNQAMMNLFAVAEQYPDLKANTNFQQLQSELTSIENDIEKSRRYYNGTVRENNTLVESFPSNIIANMYKFEKSAFFELQNIAEREVPSVKF from the coding sequence ATGACCATACTAATTATCATTGTCGCTGTAATTGTTTTGTTTCTTTTATATGGAGTTTCTATTTATAATCGTTTGGTGAAACTGAGGAACCTGGTTCAGGAAGGGTGGAGCAGTATTGATGTTATGCTTAAAAAACGTCATGATCTTATTCCGAACCTTGTAGAAACGGTGAAAGGATATGCAACCCACGAGCGTGAAACTTTAGATAGTGTTACAAGAGCGAGGTCTCAGGCTATAGGAGCTAATTCTGTTGAAGCTAAGGAAGCAGCTGAAAAAAATCTGAACCAAGCCATGATGAATCTTTTTGCCGTAGCTGAACAGTATCCTGATCTGAAAGCCAATACCAATTTTCAGCAGCTGCAATCGGAGCTTACTTCTATAGAGAATGATATTGAAAAATCAAGAAGGTATTACAACGGAACGGTTCGTGAGAATAACACGCTGGTAGAATCTTTTCCAAGCAATATCATTGCTAATATGTATAAATTTGAAAAATCTGCTTTCTTTGAATTACAAAATATAGCTGAAAGAGAAGTTCCATCTGTGAAATTTTAA
- a CDS encoding cysteine methyltransferase, translating to MITPNPNLQVLQNKINLPKKELILEIELNGKMKFENILNVIYNQFGICHRVLSANVEYIEGRNFGSVQLYINADSDDCRQLEHYLNKNKLLNTSVEYTCRKYF from the coding sequence ATGATAACACCAAATCCGAACCTGCAGGTTTTACAAAATAAAATTAACCTGCCAAAAAAAGAATTAATACTGGAAATAGAATTAAATGGCAAAATGAAGTTTGAAAACATTCTGAATGTCATTTATAACCAGTTCGGAATTTGTCACAGGGTGTTATCTGCCAATGTGGAATATATAGAGGGACGTAATTTTGGTTCAGTACAGTTGTACATTAATGCAGATTCAGATGATTGCCGGCAGCTTGAGCATTATCTGAATAAAAATAAACTTTTAAATACCAGTGTGGAGTATACCTGCAGGAAGTATTTTTAG
- a CDS encoding YiiX/YebB-like N1pC/P60 family cysteine hydrolase encodes MNQILKNNPVYPVVCIVLLFLISACKSIKNEDLKNGDLLFVTAKESGLSGAINNVTQRQKNASFDHIGILKKEGNAFFVLHAAPEGGSQKQSLKNFVKDQVKDQQNVVVYRLKDNYQYTIPSAIAKAESMIGKPYNFNYILDDNSYYCSDFIERAFREYHIFKLEPMTFIDPKTGKTNLFWEEFYEKKKIKVPEGEPGCNPNGLAASDKLERIKQL; translated from the coding sequence ATGAATCAAATTTTAAAAAATAACCCGGTTTATCCTGTTGTATGCATTGTTCTTTTATTTCTGATATCAGCATGCAAAAGCATTAAAAATGAAGATCTTAAAAATGGGGACTTACTTTTTGTAACGGCAAAAGAGTCTGGTTTGTCGGGAGCGATCAATAATGTAACACAAAGGCAAAAAAATGCTTCTTTTGATCATATAGGTATTCTGAAAAAAGAAGGTAATGCATTTTTTGTATTGCATGCAGCGCCTGAAGGAGGATCTCAAAAACAGTCCCTTAAAAATTTTGTAAAGGATCAGGTGAAGGATCAGCAAAATGTTGTAGTGTACCGGCTAAAAGATAATTATCAATATACCATTCCGTCTGCTATTGCAAAAGCTGAATCAATGATCGGGAAACCTTATAATTTCAATTATATTCTGGATGACAATTCCTATTATTGTTCGGATTTTATTGAAAGAGCATTTAGAGAGTATCATATTTTTAAGCTGGAGCCGATGACATTTATTGATCCTAAGACAGGAAAGACCAACCTGTTCTGGGAAGAATTCTATGAAAAAAAGAAAATTAAAGTACCTGAAGGAGAACCCGGTTGTAATCCTAATGGATTGGCTGCCTCAGATAAATTGGAAAGAATAAAACAGTTGTAA
- a CDS encoding DUF1801 domain-containing protein, with translation MQIHTTSIEEYIARIPEERKEAFKKLFDAVNNNLPKGFSSNTGYGMVGWGVPLETYPAGYHCTPGSPLPFISLASQKNFIALYHMGIYAKPDLLEWFVEEFPKHSTKKLDMGKSCIRFKKMEDIPFELIAELSKKMTVEDWIECYESNFKK, from the coding sequence ATGCAAATCCATACAACCTCTATAGAAGAGTATATCGCCCGGATTCCTGAAGAAAGGAAAGAGGCTTTTAAAAAACTGTTTGATGCTGTAAACAATAATTTACCCAAAGGCTTTAGTAGCAATACTGGTTATGGAATGGTAGGGTGGGGCGTTCCGTTGGAAACTTATCCCGCCGGATACCATTGTACACCCGGATCACCTCTGCCGTTTATCAGCCTGGCTTCCCAAAAGAATTTTATTGCACTCTATCATATGGGAATCTACGCAAAGCCGGATCTTCTGGAGTGGTTTGTTGAAGAATTTCCGAAGCATTCAACGAAAAAGCTTGATATGGGGAAATCCTGTATCCGTTTTAAAAAAATGGAGGATATTCCTTTTGAACTAATTGCTGAGCTAAGTAAAAAAATGACCGTCGAAGACTGGATTGAATGTTATGAATCAAATTTTAAAAAATAA
- a CDS encoding T9SS type A sorting domain-containing protein: protein MKINLLFGALSTCALFFGSHAMAQNFQTMPVQSGYTADVIANGIGSSMTSTTMDVDGVSFAFVARDFQLTSSSTPINYGIPVNGIINSVVGSTPGLSYQLGDLSGNNSLRLATIGQSGTLVFGTPKAAFKLYMLSTSGSGTSTVSATVTFTDNTTQVFSGLALSDWYGGSNYAIQGIGRINRTNNVLESSTTNPRLYQSVLTIDAANVTKPIQSITIAKSAGSGISNIFAFSADAFTDCSAPTLQPVGTLTSNSAQVSWTIPPTTTAASYDVYYSTTNTPPTSATTPNITGVTGTSTTIGSLSSSTTYYYWVRTNCTTATSQSGWSIGGTFTTLCGAMIPPYTNTFDSIPGNCWANNLSGGTPTTGPTGSTTYWVQDGFLNVGTTGSIRINLYTTNSTGWLKTVPFDLSAGGYKVKFDYGATTYSGTASSPMGSDDIIHFMVSNDGGSTWNILKTWDVNSPATNVSTNYSYDLVSNTSANTVFAFYGTDGTVDDAPDYNFFVDNFTVESAQLSTSEVNANKKTVNVHPNPFKDVLYISDTKDVKAVTVTDVAGRLVKTIENPTKEINLSTLNSGLYFVNIQFKDGSKTTVKAIKQ, encoded by the coding sequence ATGAAAATAAATCTACTTTTTGGAGCATTAAGTACGTGTGCTCTGTTTTTCGGGTCACATGCGATGGCTCAAAACTTTCAAACAATGCCTGTACAATCAGGATATACTGCAGATGTTATTGCGAATGGGATAGGTTCATCCATGACGTCTACAACAATGGATGTAGATGGGGTTTCTTTTGCATTTGTGGCAAGGGACTTCCAGCTTACTTCCTCAAGTACCCCTATAAATTATGGAATTCCTGTAAATGGAATTATCAATTCCGTAGTGGGAAGTACACCGGGCCTCAGCTATCAACTGGGAGATCTAAGTGGAAATAACTCTTTAAGGCTTGCAACCATAGGCCAATCCGGAACTTTGGTTTTTGGGACTCCCAAGGCGGCTTTTAAACTGTACATGCTTTCAACAAGTGGTAGTGGGACATCTACCGTAAGTGCTACGGTAACTTTTACAGATAATACTACTCAGGTATTTTCAGGCCTTGCCCTTTCGGATTGGTATGGGGGATCGAATTATGCCATCCAGGGAATCGGAAGGATTAACAGGACAAATAACGTATTGGAATCCAGTACGACAAATCCCAGATTATATCAATCTGTACTTACCATTGATGCGGCTAATGTTACGAAACCGATACAAAGCATAACCATTGCGAAAAGTGCCGGGTCAGGAATTTCGAATATTTTTGCGTTTTCAGCGGATGCTTTCACAGATTGTTCGGCTCCGACGCTTCAGCCTGTAGGAACACTTACTTCAAATTCAGCGCAGGTTTCGTGGACAATTCCTCCGACAACAACAGCAGCAAGTTATGATGTGTATTACAGTACAACAAACACGCCTCCTACAAGTGCTACAACTCCGAATATTACGGGAGTTACCGGAACATCAACTACTATTGGAAGCTTGTCTTCATCAACAACCTATTATTATTGGGTGAGAACGAATTGTACAACGGCAACAAGCCAGAGCGGATGGTCAATTGGTGGTACTTTTACAACCTTATGCGGAGCAATGATACCTCCGTATACAAACACTTTTGATTCTATACCTGGAAATTGCTGGGCAAATAATCTTTCCGGAGGTACCCCTACAACAGGCCCTACGGGATCTACAACATATTGGGTGCAGGATGGATTTTTAAATGTAGGGACCACAGGTTCCATAAGAATCAATCTTTACACGACAAATAGCACAGGATGGCTAAAAACAGTACCATTTGATCTCTCAGCAGGTGGTTACAAAGTAAAATTTGATTACGGAGCAACAACCTATTCAGGAACTGCTTCTTCTCCAATGGGTTCTGATGATATAATACATTTTATGGTCTCCAATGATGGTGGAAGTACTTGGAATATATTGAAGACTTGGGATGTAAACAGCCCGGCTACTAATGTATCGACTAATTATTCTTATGATCTGGTAAGTAACACCAGTGCAAATACAGTCTTTGCCTTTTATGGAACGGACGGAACAGTAGATGATGCTCCGGATTATAATTTCTTTGTTGACAACTTTACGGTAGAATCTGCACAACTAAGCACTTCTGAAGTAAACGCAAACAAAAAAACGGTGAATGTTCATCCGAATCCTTTCAAAGATGTATTGTATATTTCAGATACCAAAGATGTTAAAGCTGTTACGGTTACGGATGTGGCAGGAAGGTTGGTGAAAACAATTGAAAATCCGACGAAAGAAATCAATTTAAGTACATTGAATTCAGGATTGTATTTTGTGAATATTCAATTTAAAGACGGTTCAAAAACAACAGTAAAGGCTATCAAACAATAG
- a CDS encoding pyridoxal phosphate-dependent aminotransferase, producing MPNISNRAQHMPPSPVRKLVPFSLQAKQKGIKVYHLNIGQPDIETPETALNALKNIDLKVLEYALSEGNLEYRKALTDYYHSLGFADLTPDNFIVTNGGSEALNFAISTLCDDGDEVIIPEPYYANYNGFASTFNVNVVAVPSTIETGFALPPIEEFEKKITEKTRAIVICNPGNPTGYLYTREELQKLAEIALKYDIVVISDEVYREYVYDGKQQVSMLSFPELSENCIIIDSESKRYSMCGVRIGCMITRSKKIHDAAMLFAQARLSPVLLGQIAATAAHHNDGAYIRAVREEYTHRRNVLVDLLNAIPGVICPKPKGAFYCVAQLPVDDTEKFAQWLLEKFSLNKETIMVAPAGGFYSDPELGKKQVRIAYVLKEQDLRRSVEILKEALKQYKLEFNL from the coding sequence ATGCCGAATATATCAAACAGAGCACAACATATGCCGCCATCGCCGGTAAGAAAGCTGGTTCCTTTTTCTCTTCAAGCAAAGCAGAAAGGAATTAAAGTATATCACCTTAATATCGGACAACCGGATATTGAAACTCCGGAAACGGCTTTAAATGCTTTAAAAAATATTGATTTAAAAGTATTGGAATATGCTCTTTCTGAAGGAAACCTGGAATATAGAAAAGCACTTACAGACTATTATCATTCTTTGGGGTTTGCGGATCTCACTCCTGATAATTTCATTGTAACCAACGGAGGTTCTGAAGCATTAAATTTTGCTATTTCCACATTATGTGACGATGGAGACGAAGTTATTATCCCTGAGCCTTACTATGCCAATTACAATGGATTTGCAAGCACATTCAATGTCAACGTTGTAGCTGTTCCATCGACTATAGAAACAGGCTTTGCTTTACCTCCAATTGAAGAATTCGAGAAAAAGATCACTGAAAAAACAAGAGCTATCGTTATCTGCAATCCCGGAAACCCAACCGGATACCTTTATACCCGTGAGGAGCTCCAGAAGCTGGCAGAAATTGCTTTAAAATATGATATCGTTGTAATTTCCGATGAAGTATACAGGGAATATGTATATGATGGGAAACAGCAGGTATCTATGCTTTCTTTTCCGGAATTAAGTGAAAACTGCATCATTATAGACTCAGAATCAAAGAGATATTCCATGTGTGGTGTAAGAATCGGCTGTATGATTACGCGTTCAAAAAAAATACACGATGCAGCAATGCTATTTGCACAGGCCAGATTAAGTCCTGTTCTTTTAGGACAAATTGCAGCTACAGCTGCACACCACAATGACGGAGCATATATCCGCGCGGTAAGAGAGGAATATACCCACAGAAGAAACGTTTTGGTGGATCTGTTAAATGCTATTCCCGGAGTAATCTGTCCTAAACCGAAAGGAGCCTTCTATTGTGTGGCACAACTTCCTGTAGATGACACTGAGAAATTCGCTCAATGGTTGCTGGAAAAGTTTTCGCTTAATAAAGAAACAATCATGGTAGCACCGGCAGGTGGTTTCTATAGCGATCCTGAACTGGGTAAAAAACAAGTAAGAATTGCTTATGTACTAAAAGAGCAGGATTTAAGAAGAAGTGTTGAAATTCTAAAAGAAGCACTAAAACAATATAAATTAGAGTTCAATCTATAA
- the murB gene encoding UDP-N-acetylmuramate dehydrogenase, whose translation MHDNFSLKPYNTFGVEAKAKYFTEVTTIDELKEAILFSRSHSLPLLFLGGGSNVLLTKDFDGLVILLNLKGITEKNHDENNILVTANAGENWHGFVMYCLNNNYGGLENLSLIPGNVGTSPMQNIGAYGTEIKDIFVQCSVLNLETLAVEIFDLEQCRFGYRDSIFKQEGKGKYVILDVTFRLTTKNHIIKTEYGAITGELEKLNIKNPTIQDVSNAVINIRQSKLPDPKLIGNAGSFFKNPTIPKSQFEDLKLKFENIQGYPNGDQVKVPAGWLIEQCGWKGKQIGNVASHRLQSLVIVNATGNATGKEIYDFSTLIINSVKEKFGIELEREVNII comes from the coding sequence ATGCACGATAATTTTTCCCTAAAACCCTACAATACCTTTGGCGTTGAAGCGAAAGCAAAATATTTTACAGAAGTAACAACCATTGATGAGCTCAAAGAAGCAATCCTATTCTCAAGATCTCATTCTTTACCGCTCTTATTTTTGGGCGGCGGAAGTAACGTTTTACTTACAAAAGATTTTGATGGTCTTGTAATCCTTCTCAATCTGAAAGGGATAACTGAAAAAAATCATGACGAAAACAATATCCTGGTAACAGCAAATGCTGGTGAAAACTGGCATGGGTTTGTCATGTACTGTCTGAATAATAATTATGGCGGACTGGAAAATCTATCTTTAATCCCGGGAAATGTGGGTACCTCTCCCATGCAGAATATCGGCGCTTACGGAACTGAAATAAAAGACATCTTCGTTCAATGCTCTGTCCTGAACCTGGAAACCCTTGCAGTTGAAATATTTGATCTGGAACAATGCCGGTTCGGCTACAGGGATTCTATTTTCAAACAAGAAGGAAAAGGAAAGTATGTGATTCTGGACGTAACGTTCAGGCTGACAACGAAAAATCATATCATCAAAACTGAATATGGTGCGATTACAGGAGAACTGGAGAAATTAAATATTAAAAATCCTACCATACAGGATGTTTCCAATGCTGTGATCAATATCAGACAAAGCAAACTTCCAGATCCTAAACTGATCGGAAATGCAGGTAGTTTTTTTAAAAATCCGACAATTCCAAAATCCCAGTTTGAAGACCTTAAACTAAAATTCGAAAATATTCAGGGATACCCTAATGGAGATCAGGTAAAAGTTCCCGCAGGATGGCTGATTGAGCAATGCGGATGGAAAGGTAAGCAAATAGGAAACGTAGCTTCACACCGATTACAATCGCTTGTTATCGTTAACGCTACAGGAAATGCTACAGGAAAAGAAATTTATGATTTCTCCACATTAATCATTAACTCTGTAAAGGAAAAGTTTGGAATAGAGCTGGAGAGAGAAGTAAATATCATATAA
- the proC gene encoding pyrroline-5-carboxylate reductase — protein sequence MKIAILGAGNMGLSFSKSFLKYELIKPADLHLITRNESKFAKISEEFPHSKISTFDEVRELDADLIIIAVKPQDFQNVVDKIQFTLKENQMILSIMAGIKIQKIQKLLNHRMVVRAMPNSPTLLGMGITGYTSAEGISFSQLIIIERLLNSTGRSVYLEDEELLDGVTALSGSGPAYFYYIVDAMIKTGVEMGIDENLSKLFVKQTMLGAYHLMNNSEKSLEELIKDVASKGGTTEAALKTFEEKGLKEAIGKGILNAENRAKELNG from the coding sequence ATGAAAATAGCCATTCTGGGAGCAGGAAATATGGGGTTATCATTTTCAAAATCTTTCCTGAAATATGAGTTGATAAAACCTGCAGATCTGCATCTGATTACAAGAAACGAATCTAAATTCGCCAAAATATCGGAAGAATTTCCCCATTCAAAAATTTCTACGTTCGATGAAGTTAGGGAGCTGGATGCTGATCTTATTATTATCGCTGTAAAGCCACAGGACTTTCAGAATGTGGTGGATAAGATTCAATTTACTCTTAAAGAAAATCAGATGATTTTATCCATTATGGCCGGAATTAAAATACAGAAGATTCAGAAATTATTAAACCATCGCATGGTGGTCAGAGCGATGCCTAACTCCCCCACTCTTTTAGGAATGGGCATTACGGGATATACCTCCGCGGAAGGTATTTCTTTCAGCCAGCTTATTATTATTGAAAGGCTTCTCAACAGCACAGGAAGATCGGTTTATTTGGAAGACGAAGAACTATTGGACGGTGTAACCGCTTTGTCCGGAAGTGGCCCTGCTTATTTTTATTACATTGTTGATGCAATGATTAAGACCGGTGTAGAAATGGGAATTGATGAAAACCTCTCTAAACTTTTCGTTAAGCAAACCATGTTGGGCGCCTACCATCTGATGAATAACTCCGAAAAAAGCCTTGAAGAATTAATAAAAGATGTTGCCTCGAAAGGAGGTACTACCGAAGCAGCTCTAAAAACTTTTGAAGAAAAAGGATTAAAGGAAGCTATCGGGAAAGGGATTCTAAATGCGGAAAATCGCGCTAAAGAACTAAACGGCTAA
- the lnt gene encoding apolipoprotein N-acyltransferase, translating to MKYVLLTLISAMLLSISWPTYGIPFFIFFALVPLLMMEHGVSKFSSFNRKSWVVFGLSYLCFVIWNIVTTGWLYGSRNPDGSHSLMAVVFPVLVNSFLYSLMFQCYHWYKNAQGTYWGFAFLIAIWMGFEKFHMSWELTWPWLNLGNAFSDYPKLIQWYDTLGATGGSFWILIINLFIFYTIRTWEAGRKRKDLIKNTSIAAAIIVIPMIISIIKYNNFDEKPAGQVNVLLLQPDLDPYAEKYSTDSLTIENNLLSLAERNSKGKIDYYIAPETALPGRGSISETAFEKSVLLNNIKGFLSKHQGSVFATGISSHRFYLNQNNLPKEAYQINQGLWVSSYNSAIQVIPNQKVEVYHKGKLVPGVEIFPYMNVLKPILGDAMLNLGGTVASLGTDKERVAFSNPYNKGKLAPIICYESIYGEFVTDYVRKGANFLAIMTNDSWWGVTEGHKQLLSYAKLRAIETRREIARAANSGISAHIDARGEIVADTFYGDKTTLFAKVNLYDQQTFYTRTGDLLSRISIFALGFLLFYFLIKRVQGRLQKK from the coding sequence ATGAAATACGTTCTACTTACGCTCATTTCAGCGATGCTGCTGTCCATATCATGGCCAACTTACGGGATTCCGTTCTTTATTTTCTTTGCTCTTGTTCCTCTCCTTATGATGGAACATGGCGTTTCTAAATTTTCAAGCTTTAACAGAAAAAGCTGGGTAGTTTTCGGACTTTCCTATCTATGTTTTGTGATCTGGAATATTGTGACAACAGGATGGCTGTACGGTTCAAGAAACCCGGATGGCAGTCATTCATTAATGGCCGTTGTATTTCCTGTTCTCGTCAATTCATTTTTATACTCCCTGATGTTCCAATGTTACCATTGGTATAAAAATGCACAGGGAACCTACTGGGGATTTGCATTTCTTATCGCTATCTGGATGGGATTTGAGAAATTTCATATGAGCTGGGAACTTACATGGCCATGGCTTAATCTCGGCAATGCATTCTCCGATTATCCGAAATTAATCCAGTGGTATGATACCCTGGGGGCTACAGGAGGCAGCTTCTGGATCCTGATCATCAACCTTTTTATTTTTTATACCATAAGAACCTGGGAAGCAGGACGGAAAAGAAAAGATCTTATCAAAAATACATCGATTGCTGCAGCTATAATCGTCATTCCAATGATTATTTCAATAATTAAGTATAATAATTTTGATGAAAAACCGGCAGGCCAGGTAAATGTTTTATTACTCCAACCTGATCTTGATCCATACGCAGAAAAGTATTCGACGGACAGCCTGACAATAGAAAATAACCTTCTTAGTCTTGCGGAGAGAAACTCCAAAGGTAAGATTGATTATTATATTGCTCCGGAAACAGCACTTCCGGGAAGAGGATCTATTTCGGAAACTGCTTTTGAAAAAAGCGTACTTCTGAATAACATAAAAGGCTTTCTCTCCAAACATCAAGGTTCTGTTTTTGCTACCGGAATTTCTTCGCATCGTTTTTACCTGAATCAGAACAATCTTCCTAAAGAAGCTTATCAGATCAATCAGGGACTGTGGGTTTCCAGCTACAATTCAGCCATTCAGGTAATTCCCAATCAAAAAGTTGAAGTCTATCACAAAGGCAAATTAGTTCCCGGTGTGGAAATATTCCCCTACATGAATGTTTTAAAGCCTATTTTAGGAGATGCTATGCTCAACCTGGGAGGAACCGTAGCATCATTGGGTACAGACAAAGAAAGGGTAGCCTTTTCAAACCCTTACAATAAAGGAAAACTGGCTCCTATTATTTGTTATGAAAGTATCTACGGAGAGTTTGTTACGGATTATGTGAGAAAAGGGGCTAACTTTTTAGCCATTATGACCAACGACTCCTGGTGGGGTGTTACAGAAGGGCATAAGCAACTTTTGTCTTATGCTAAATTAAGAGCCATAGAAACCCGTAGAGAAATTGCCCGCGCAGCCAATAGTGGAATTTCAGCACACATTGATGCAAGAGGAGAAATTGTTGCCGACACTTTCTACGGAGATAAAACTACTTTATTTGCGAAAGTGAATCTGTATGATCAACAGACTTTTTATACAAGAACAGGGGACCTTTTATCAAGAATTTCGATTTTTGCACTAGGCTTCTTGCTTTTCTATTTTTTAATTAAAAGAGTTCAAGGCAGACTTCAAAAAAAATAA